The proteins below come from a single Candidatus Chlamydia sanziniae genomic window:
- the lptB gene encoding LPS export ABC transporter ATP-binding protein, producing the protein MPILSVHNLVKKYNKKPVTNHISFQVNPGEIVGLLGPNGAGKTTAFYLTVGLIRPDSGKILFKNVDVTKKTMDYRARLGIGYLAQEPTAFKDLSVKDNLVCILEIIYKARKQQSHLLNTLIDDLQLGSCLNKKAGTLSGGERRRLEIACVLALNPSVLLLDEPFANVDPLVIQNVQYLIKTLASRGIGILITDHNAKELLSIADRCYLIIDGKIFFEGSSSQMISNPMVKQHYLGDSFSY; encoded by the coding sequence ATGCCCATACTTTCTGTTCATAATCTTGTGAAAAAGTACAACAAAAAGCCTGTCACCAATCACATTTCCTTTCAAGTAAATCCTGGCGAAATTGTAGGTCTACTCGGTCCTAACGGAGCTGGGAAAACAACAGCATTTTATCTTACTGTTGGGTTAATCCGGCCGGACTCAGGGAAGATTTTATTTAAAAATGTTGATGTTACTAAAAAAACCATGGACTATCGAGCACGCTTAGGTATTGGCTATCTTGCTCAAGAGCCTACAGCATTTAAAGATCTTTCTGTTAAAGACAACCTTGTCTGTATTTTAGAAATTATTTATAAAGCTCGTAAGCAACAGTCCCATCTATTAAACACGTTAATTGATGATTTGCAACTCGGCTCTTGTTTAAATAAAAAAGCAGGAACACTGTCAGGAGGAGAACGACGTCGATTAGAAATTGCTTGTGTTCTCGCTCTAAACCCTAGTGTCTTACTCCTTGATGAGCCCTTTGCTAATGTAGATCCTCTGGTAATTCAAAATGTACAATATCTAATTAAAACCCTGGCTAGCCGCGGTATTGGCATTTTAATTACCGATCATAATGCTAAAGAATTACTCTCCATAGCAGACAGATGTTACTTAATTATTGATGGAAAGATATTCTTCGAAGGCTCTTCTTCACAAATGATCAGCAATCCCATGGTAAAACAACATTATCTAGGAGATTCTTTTTCTTATTGA
- a CDS encoding CT620/CT621 family type III secretion system effector: MIYNNSISACYKKPLVIIPEQLSIQKPTQLLEQIFHYEKTTTERYMIQQLLDILEQKTNEQARLVKEKLEKYQIERGTITKSIPMVAQHEKPLSSSLSPIAVSATTSATPGGAATSSTYYNSTKQNWAKNLITEIKKVMDTIITQVNSLNPTNKSVFLQLQTELNQLVTADTNLTDENFVFLYSFPSQISTAIQRANTFTGKEKTEFTNQLAEKYGTEGALVQIFADSRVEGFQDILDAVQAKLTEEQFQMFLKLKTELQSLADQTSEFNTNELQHIGDVGETFAQLIRKSELPRNDKLNFCADLSNLYKDQVAALGSFDTVLKAGIYVNQHQADMFSELSNFVTSLMGVFAPIDLSSAIGEISSAAVAGALQTLRGINARFSEFTVQQQKLINDAVTLLKGFNGEKYCAAVWTYFIASTVLANNPSATMTDVTTAIRAEIRELENSKFGLAATMKSAMENIISSNGTFTVGKETYTIYSQKDSKVQINQVLLNAGSVGFLPQVSKVAREQADNTARAYFRFKALATVESETLESSIATLQTKLKQFTNMKNTLFVQQLIAQASEVRAMTLPSAVASVLIDRYMPKEVDYLNQIYGQLYYSNLGSSVGNAIIAAIAYYVNGATYFNFASYVGQQPAVGVGGTNAFPGSQESAQAKLNREREQITVYLQATQKALVVLEEQKQKVLADDRITSEQRTHILDALRNYKDNVNSISGSLVLLQNYLKPLSITKGSVAGTFIVNGGQEQWQGRLQILEDALVSGLVGAAVNGGMFPLQATVQSDQQSFADMGQNFQLELQMHLTSMQQEWTVVATSLQVLNQMYLSLARSLTG, translated from the coding sequence ATGATCTATAATAATTCTATTTCAGCATGTTATAAAAAACCTCTAGTAATCATTCCTGAACAACTTTCAATACAAAAGCCAACACAATTATTAGAACAAATCTTTCATTATGAAAAGACTACAACTGAACGGTACATGATTCAGCAACTCCTTGATATTTTAGAGCAAAAAACCAACGAACAAGCGCGTCTTGTAAAAGAGAAACTCGAAAAGTATCAAATAGAACGCGGAACAATAACAAAATCAATACCGATGGTAGCTCAGCATGAAAAGCCTCTGTCGTCATCTCTTTCTCCAATTGCAGTGTCAGCAACAACATCAGCAACTCCGGGGGGAGCAGCAACCTCTTCTACCTATTATAATTCTACAAAACAGAACTGGGCTAAGAATCTCATTACCGAAATTAAAAAGGTAATGGACACGATCATAACCCAAGTGAACAGTCTCAATCCCACGAATAAAAGTGTATTTCTGCAACTTCAAACAGAACTCAATCAACTCGTAACTGCGGACACCAATCTAACAGATGAAAATTTTGTCTTTTTGTATAGCTTCCCCAGTCAAATCTCTACAGCAATACAAAGAGCAAATACATTTACTGGTAAAGAAAAAACAGAATTCACAAATCAATTGGCAGAAAAATACGGGACCGAAGGGGCTTTAGTTCAAATATTTGCAGATAGTCGTGTTGAAGGTTTTCAAGATATCTTAGATGCAGTGCAAGCTAAACTTACAGAAGAACAGTTTCAAATGTTCTTAAAACTAAAAACAGAACTGCAATCTTTAGCAGATCAGACATCTGAGTTTAATACAAATGAACTTCAGCATATAGGGGATGTAGGAGAAACATTTGCTCAATTAATTCGTAAATCTGAACTACCTAGGAATGACAAACTTAATTTTTGTGCAGATCTATCCAACTTATATAAAGATCAGGTAGCTGCTCTAGGCTCTTTCGATACAGTACTGAAAGCGGGTATATATGTGAATCAGCACCAAGCGGATATGTTTTCGGAATTATCGAATTTTGTTACCTCGTTGATGGGTGTGTTCGCCCCTATCGATTTGAGCTCAGCAATTGGTGAGATTAGTAGTGCTGCAGTTGCTGGAGCTTTACAAACTCTTCGTGGAATCAATGCGCGTTTTTCTGAATTCACTGTACAACAACAAAAACTTATCAATGACGCAGTTACCTTACTGAAGGGTTTTAATGGAGAAAAATATTGTGCTGCTGTTTGGACATATTTTATAGCCAGTACCGTTTTAGCTAATAATCCTTCAGCAACGATGACGGATGTCACTACTGCAATTCGAGCTGAAATTCGAGAGCTGGAAAACTCAAAGTTTGGGTTAGCAGCCACTATGAAATCTGCAATGGAAAATATAATCTCCTCCAATGGCACTTTTACTGTTGGAAAGGAAACTTATACAATTTATTCACAGAAGGATTCAAAAGTACAAATCAACCAAGTATTATTAAATGCGGGTTCTGTAGGATTTTTACCTCAAGTGAGTAAAGTAGCTCGCGAACAAGCAGATAATACAGCAAGGGCGTACTTTAGATTTAAAGCTCTTGCTACTGTGGAATCAGAAACCCTTGAGAGCAGCATTGCAACCCTACAGACAAAGTTAAAGCAGTTCACTAATATGAAAAACACACTATTTGTTCAGCAGCTGATTGCACAAGCAAGTGAAGTGCGTGCTATGACTTTGCCCTCTGCAGTCGCTTCTGTATTGATAGATCGCTATATGCCTAAGGAAGTCGACTATTTAAATCAGATTTATGGTCAATTATATTATAGTAACTTGGGTTCTTCCGTAGGGAATGCTATCATTGCGGCTATTGCTTATTATGTAAATGGAGCCACATATTTTAATTTCGCAAGTTATGTCGGTCAACAACCTGCTGTAGGTGTCGGCGGTACGAATGCTTTTCCAGGCTCCCAAGAAAGTGCTCAAGCAAAGCTTAATAGAGAACGCGAGCAAATCACCGTGTATTTGCAAGCAACTCAGAAGGCTCTCGTAGTGCTTGAAGAGCAAAAACAAAAAGTGCTTGCTGATGACAGAATCACGAGTGAACAACGAACACATATTCTCGATGCTTTAAGAAATTATAAAGACAATGTAAATTCTATATCTGGATCTTTAGTATTGTTACAAAACTATCTCAAGCCTCTTAGTATAACAAAAGGTTCCGTGGCTGGAACTTTTATAGTGAATGGAGGTCAAGAGCAATGGCAAGGTCGACTACAAATCCTAGAAGATGCTTTGGTTTCAGGATTGGTGGGCGCTGCAGTCAATGGGGGGATGTTCCCTTTGCAGGCTACTGTGCAGTCTGATCAACAATCTTTTGCAGATATGGGACAAAACTTCCAACTAGAACTACAAATGCATCTGACTTCTATGCAACAAGAATGGACCGTGGTCGCTACCTCTTTACAAGTTTTGAATCAAATGTATTTGAGTCTGGCAAGAAGTTTAACAGGATAG
- a CDS encoding CT620/CT621 family type III secretion system effector yields MSLFSIYSKSRTISGVSTHVIKLDHKFSKFNPKAVPAINIEELNSGIYALRHLTSALQSLNASPSSFLNANNTIFPTTELKKEILNATSSLPARSTQSLGTTVEAIQENTALATVLLINKGLTQLIDKVTEINLATLGSITTAQIVIKPLLGLTSLSNTQKKTVMASAVVPSPEELVIHVKKEKAEEIKKEQDKLREALEAAGTSQDEIDKLLATYANSFANDFIKNYIEKPLLAYRAEIGVPIKAMNQALLSIAAAVPDLTPDNANIVNGMITLRAIFEGLQTAMDTVPALGGDAEIIQIIQALTPYLSKTTFSEAELKTIYTATALPNKSTFDRYLTSQQVARYREKITSIYQKTISNLNSVRQTIQNNKKIIEEQLSMFQQAQACFTSWVDQAFKLKTAISGKFSSYALTASMEMFAALLCLSFMYEKLATPEKTIFDNFVEQFLKLRVISDGDFVYGWIAKMNAYQELAEYSLSTAVTNTTLLSDRVKARGIALAKDRRFFTDVGSKMQHLTQETSFPSYYMKQGNVYLPDLDHFMDVNLVKGTIESKFEEKSRNILSQFNAVAGAHVLTLQTQIAALDTQHTNLNPGSASFTEQRKTAVESWLKAESLGSSLIYMILNSQLPKQAEFLTPLIEEINFNNIAANALNDLLKITNEFAVTSVYYNFSSYLVQSKEGEDLFAGDYYEALLGLAREREYIARDTERCKRAAELINTLLEKIKHLPGVTTAQKQAMLNATSFYQYSLTITFNQLTVLDSLFVKLKMTPLTKDKKYDKQKFKITAFTDWIPSLAALEGFISNGFPNITPTGGLGPLFTQVQSDQQNYTTQSQTQQLTLQNQMTNIQQEWTLVSTSMQVLNQILSRLAGDIYSN; encoded by the coding sequence ATGTCGTTATTTTCTATCTATAGCAAATCAAGAACTATTTCCGGAGTAAGTACTCACGTAATCAAGCTTGATCACAAGTTTTCTAAGTTTAATCCTAAAGCCGTACCTGCGATTAATATAGAAGAATTAAATTCAGGAATTTATGCGTTAAGACATTTAACCTCTGCCTTACAATCACTCAATGCTTCTCCTTCGAGTTTTTTAAATGCTAATAACACAATATTCCCAACAACAGAATTAAAGAAAGAGATCTTAAACGCTACTTCAAGCCTTCCTGCCCGAAGTACACAGAGTTTAGGAACAACGGTAGAGGCTATTCAAGAAAACACAGCCTTAGCCACAGTCCTTCTAATCAATAAGGGATTAACACAACTCATAGATAAAGTAACTGAAATTAACTTAGCGACCCTAGGATCAATAACTACCGCGCAAATCGTGATAAAACCTCTCTTAGGTCTCACCTCATTATCCAATACGCAAAAAAAAACAGTCATGGCCAGTGCAGTTGTTCCCTCTCCAGAAGAACTTGTGATTCATGTGAAAAAAGAAAAAGCTGAGGAAATTAAAAAAGAACAAGACAAATTAAGAGAAGCCTTAGAAGCTGCAGGCACTTCTCAAGATGAAATTGATAAGTTACTGGCTACTTATGCCAATTCCTTTGCTAACGATTTTATAAAAAATTACATTGAAAAACCTCTCTTAGCTTATCGCGCAGAAATTGGAGTTCCTATTAAAGCTATGAACCAAGCACTTTTAAGCATTGCCGCAGCGGTTCCTGATCTGACTCCCGACAACGCAAATATAGTTAATGGGATGATTACACTTCGGGCAATTTTCGAAGGACTCCAAACAGCGATGGATACAGTGCCCGCTCTCGGAGGAGATGCAGAAATCATTCAAATAATACAAGCGCTTACTCCTTATCTTTCAAAAACAACTTTTTCAGAGGCAGAATTAAAAACCATTTATACAGCGACTGCCCTTCCTAACAAGTCAACCTTTGATCGTTACTTGACTTCTCAACAAGTAGCTAGATATCGAGAAAAGATCACGTCTATTTATCAAAAAACAATCTCCAATTTAAATAGTGTTCGTCAAACTATTCAGAACAATAAAAAAATCATAGAAGAGCAACTTTCTATGTTTCAGCAGGCACAAGCCTGTTTTACTAGTTGGGTAGATCAAGCTTTTAAGTTAAAAACCGCAATTTCAGGTAAGTTTAGTTCTTATGCTTTAACAGCTTCTATGGAAATGTTTGCAGCGCTGTTATGCTTATCGTTTATGTATGAAAAACTCGCTACTCCTGAAAAAACCATTTTCGACAATTTTGTGGAGCAATTTTTAAAATTACGAGTCATTTCTGACGGAGATTTTGTCTATGGTTGGATTGCAAAAATGAATGCGTATCAAGAGTTAGCGGAGTATAGTTTAAGTACTGCCGTAACCAACACCACTCTCCTCAGCGACCGAGTTAAAGCTAGAGGAATTGCCCTTGCCAAAGACCGCCGCTTCTTTACAGATGTCGGCAGTAAAATGCAACACCTCACTCAAGAAACCTCGTTTCCTTCCTACTACATGAAGCAAGGAAACGTCTACCTGCCCGATCTTGATCATTTTATGGACGTTAACCTGGTTAAAGGAACTATTGAATCAAAGTTTGAAGAAAAATCCAGAAATATTTTATCACAATTTAATGCTGTAGCAGGAGCACATGTATTGACACTCCAGACACAAATTGCTGCTTTAGATACGCAGCATACCAACTTGAATCCTGGTTCTGCTTCATTTACAGAACAACGTAAAACTGCTGTGGAAAGTTGGTTAAAAGCCGAAAGTCTTGGCTCCTCGTTAATCTATATGATTTTAAACTCCCAACTTCCTAAACAAGCGGAGTTTTTAACACCTCTAATTGAAGAAATTAATTTTAATAATATTGCAGCCAATGCCCTCAATGATCTTTTAAAAATCACAAATGAATTTGCTGTAACCTCAGTGTACTATAACTTCTCTTCCTATCTGGTACAGAGTAAAGAAGGAGAGGATCTTTTCGCTGGAGATTATTATGAAGCCCTGTTGGGGTTAGCAAGAGAGCGTGAATACATTGCTCGAGATACTGAACGATGTAAACGTGCCGCAGAATTAATCAATACTTTGCTTGAGAAAATTAAACATCTGCCTGGTGTGACTACAGCACAAAAGCAAGCTATGCTCAATGCTACATCTTTTTATCAGTATTCTTTAACAATTACTTTTAATCAACTGACAGTTCTAGATTCTTTGTTCGTGAAGCTCAAAATGACACCTCTAACTAAAGACAAAAAATACGATAAGCAAAAATTTAAAATCACTGCATTTACAGATTGGATTCCTTCATTAGCTGCTTTAGAAGGCTTCATATCCAACGGGTTTCCCAATATCACACCTACAGGCGGTTTAGGCCCTTTATTTACACAAGTACAGTCTGACCAACAAAATTACACAACACAAAGCCAAACTCAACAGCTAACTCTACAAAATCAGATGACCAACATCCAACAGGAATGGACTCTAGTTTCAACATCTATGCAAGTGCTGAACCAAATTCTCTCTAGACTCGCGGGTGATATTTACTCTAATTAA
- a CDS encoding lipid II flippase MurJ, whose protein sequence is MNKKDCEGSVIRSIFNILSGTSCSRITGVFREIAMATYFGADPLVAAFWLGFRTIFFLRKILGGPILGQAFIPHFEFLRTQDVNRAAFFFRRFSRFMNNSAMIFTLLIELGLAITFPYVQEKNSDIILLTMILLPCGIFLVMYTVNGALLHCENKFFSVGLAPAIVNVIWILFVIIARNADPRERIVGLAIVLVGGFCFEWLFTVPSVKKFLAHAETTVPKEQDSIKALLAPLSLGILSSGVFQLNLITDICLARYVDEIGPLYLMYSIKIHQLPIHLFGFGIFAVLLPAISRCVQHEDHERGLQLMKFVLNLTISVMVIMTVGLLLLALPGARLLYEHGLFPTSAVHAIVRVLRGYSASIIPMALAPLVSVLFYAQRHYTTPLFIGIGTAVANIFLSLILGCWILKDVSGISYATSITAWIQLYVLWYYSRKRLALYSTLLWKSFKRSGKVMLTTVLACMVTLGLNIVTQTTCVIFLQPLTTPLWPLTSISAQATAFFSESVIFLAFLFGFAKLLRVEDLINLTSFQYWKGQRSFLQSQYLMQDSQN, encoded by the coding sequence ATGAATAAAAAAGACTGTGAAGGTTCCGTAATCCGTTCAATTTTTAATATTTTGTCAGGGACCTCTTGTAGTCGCATTACAGGAGTATTTCGTGAAATCGCAATGGCAACTTATTTTGGTGCAGATCCCCTAGTAGCTGCATTCTGGTTGGGGTTTAGAACGATTTTTTTTTTGAGAAAAATTTTAGGAGGCCCTATTTTAGGACAAGCCTTCATTCCTCATTTTGAATTTCTACGTACCCAAGATGTAAATCGTGCGGCTTTTTTCTTCCGGCGTTTCTCTCGATTTATGAATAACTCCGCCATGATATTTACCTTGCTTATTGAGCTAGGGTTAGCAATCACTTTCCCTTATGTTCAGGAAAAAAATAGTGATATCATCTTGCTGACTATGATCCTTCTTCCTTGTGGTATTTTCTTAGTAATGTACACGGTAAATGGCGCTTTACTTCATTGCGAAAACAAATTTTTTAGCGTCGGATTAGCTCCCGCTATTGTTAATGTTATTTGGATTCTTTTTGTTATTATTGCTCGTAACGCTGATCCCCGGGAGCGTATTGTAGGATTAGCTATTGTTTTGGTGGGAGGATTTTGTTTTGAATGGCTTTTTACTGTCCCTAGTGTTAAGAAATTTCTTGCGCACGCAGAAACTACAGTGCCTAAAGAACAAGATAGTATAAAAGCACTGCTCGCACCCCTGTCTTTAGGGATTCTTTCTTCAGGAGTCTTCCAGCTTAATCTGATTACGGATATTTGTTTAGCGCGCTATGTTGATGAAATTGGCCCCTTATACTTGATGTATTCTATAAAGATCCATCAACTTCCCATTCATTTGTTTGGCTTCGGCATATTTGCAGTTCTTCTTCCTGCTATTTCACGTTGTGTGCAGCATGAAGATCATGAACGTGGCTTACAACTTATGAAGTTTGTCCTCAATCTTACGATTTCCGTTATGGTGATTATGACAGTAGGTTTGCTCCTCCTTGCTTTACCAGGAGCGCGGCTTCTTTACGAACACGGTCTATTTCCAACTAGCGCCGTACATGCTATTGTACGCGTCTTAAGAGGCTATAGTGCTAGTATCATTCCCATGGCCTTGGCCCCTCTAGTCTCTGTACTTTTCTACGCTCAACGTCATTACACCACACCTTTATTTATTGGTATCGGCACTGCAGTAGCAAATATTTTCCTTAGTTTAATTTTGGGATGTTGGATTTTGAAAGATGTGTCTGGCATTTCCTATGCCACATCAATAACGGCTTGGATACAACTCTATGTTCTTTGGTATTACTCAAGAAAAAGATTAGCTCTATATTCTACATTGCTTTGGAAAAGCTTTAAGCGCTCAGGAAAAGTAATGCTAACCACTGTATTGGCATGCATGGTCACCCTAGGGTTAAACATTGTTACGCAAACGACATGTGTGATTTTTCTTCAGCCTCTTACCACTCCTCTATGGCCTTTGACGTCTATATCCGCTCAGGCCACAGCTTTTTTCTCAGAAAGTGTCATTTTCTTGGCTTTTTTGTTTGGTTTTGCAAAACTGCTTCGTGTAGAAGATCTTATTAACTTAACCTCCTTTCAGTATTGGAAAGGACAACGTAGCTTTTTGCAAAGTCAGTATTTAATGCAAGATAGTCAAAATTAA
- a CDS encoding deoxyribonuclease IV encodes MKILPHPQVLLLGAHTSTAGGLDRALYEGQNIGASTVQIFTANQRQWQRRPLTKEAVDAFQTGLKETGLSYIMSHAGYLINPGAPDPAILEKSRIGLYQEIEACITLGISFVNFHPGAAISSSKETCLDKIISSFTTAASLFEDAPPLVVLLETTAGQGTLIGSTFEELGYLIQGLKHKIPVGICVDTCHIFAAGYDITSAANWKQVLKEFDQHIGLSYLRALHLNDSMFPLGAKKDRHAPIGEGYIGQECFKFLMTDNQTRNIPKYLETPGGPDLWIKEIQTLLQFTKMRS; translated from the coding sequence ATGAAAATTCTTCCTCACCCTCAAGTTCTCTTACTCGGTGCCCATACATCAACTGCTGGTGGGCTTGATCGAGCTCTTTATGAAGGTCAAAATATTGGAGCTTCTACGGTACAAATTTTTACAGCAAACCAAAGGCAATGGCAACGACGTCCTCTTACAAAAGAAGCCGTGGATGCTTTCCAAACAGGGCTAAAAGAAACAGGGTTATCTTATATTATGAGTCATGCCGGTTACCTAATCAACCCTGGAGCTCCTGATCCTGCAATTTTAGAGAAAAGTCGCATTGGCTTATATCAAGAAATAGAAGCTTGCATTACTTTAGGAATATCTTTCGTAAATTTTCATCCCGGGGCAGCAATTTCATCTTCTAAAGAAACGTGTCTTGATAAAATCATTTCTAGTTTTACTACTGCGGCTTCTTTGTTTGAAGATGCTCCTCCTCTAGTGGTTTTATTAGAAACTACAGCGGGTCAGGGAACTCTTATAGGAAGCACGTTTGAAGAACTTGGATATTTAATTCAAGGTCTCAAACATAAAATTCCTGTAGGTATCTGTGTGGATACCTGTCATATTTTTGCTGCAGGTTACGATATTACTTCTGCTGCGAATTGGAAGCAAGTTCTCAAAGAATTTGATCAGCATATTGGTTTATCTTATTTACGAGCTCTGCATTTGAATGACTCTATGTTTCCTTTGGGTGCTAAGAAAGATCGTCATGCACCTATTGGAGAAGGTTATATAGGTCAGGAGTGTTTTAAATTTCTCATGACAGATAACCAAACAAGGAACATTCCTAAATACTTAGAGACACCAGGAGGACCTGATTTGTGGATCAAGGAAATTCAAACATTATTACAGTTTACAAAAATGAGGAGTTAA
- the rpsD gene encoding 30S ribosomal protein S4 — protein MARYCGPKNRVARRFGANIFGRSRNPLLKKPHPPGQHGMQRKKKSDYGLQLEEKQKLKACYGMILEKQLVKAFKAISKKQGSVTKMFLEKFECRLDNMVYRMGFAKTIFAAQQLVSHGHILVNGRRVDRRSFFLRPGMQISLKEKSKKLQSVKEALENKDESSLPSYVSLDKVNYKGELLLSPEQDQIEAQLPLPINVSVVCEFLAHRT, from the coding sequence ATGGCTCGATATTGCGGCCCTAAAAACAGAGTGGCAAGGCGTTTTGGCGCAAATATTTTTGGCAGAAGCCGAAATCCTTTGTTGAAAAAGCCCCACCCCCCCGGTCAGCACGGTATGCAAAGAAAGAAAAAGTCTGATTATGGCCTCCAGCTTGAAGAAAAGCAAAAGCTCAAAGCTTGCTATGGGATGATTTTAGAAAAGCAATTAGTGAAGGCATTTAAAGCAATTTCTAAAAAGCAAGGTAGCGTCACAAAAATGTTTCTAGAAAAGTTCGAATGTCGCCTTGACAATATGGTCTATCGTATGGGCTTTGCTAAGACTATTTTTGCTGCACAGCAACTTGTTTCTCATGGGCATATATTAGTCAACGGACGACGAGTAGATAGGCGATCCTTTTTCCTGCGTCCTGGGATGCAAATTTCTTTAAAAGAAAAATCTAAAAAACTTCAGTCAGTAAAAGAAGCTTTAGAAAATAAAGATGAAAGCTCTTTGCCTTCCTACGTTTCTTTAGATAAAGTGAACTATAAAGGGGAACTCTTGCTCTCTCCAGAGCAAGATCAAATAGAAGCTCAGCTTCCCCTACCCATCAATGTCTCTGTAGTTTGTGAGTTTCTCGCTCATAGAACATAA
- a CDS encoding rhodanese-related sulfurtransferase, with protein sequence MKKSYYALAYYSITPVENPHEEIALHKKFLQNLDVACRIYISEQGINGQLSGYYLDAEYYMDWLKQRPCFLGIKFKIHHIKENIFPRITVKYRKELATLGCNVDLSLQAKHISPQEWHAKLQQNQCLVLDVRNNYEWKIGHFENALLPNIKTFREFPLYAERLVQEYDPETTPIMMYCTGGIRCELYSPLVLEKGFKEVYQLDGGVIAYGQHVGTGKWLGKLFVFDDRLAIPIDEQNPNVASIASCSYCSISSDSYYNCANTDCNLLFLCCKDCISQHYGCCSPECLRSPRLRKFNASRGNKPFRRIHLCETGSDTEEVLSCSTSSLVQQTYRAEVSLK encoded by the coding sequence ATGAAAAAAAGTTACTATGCTCTTGCTTACTACTCCATCACTCCTGTAGAGAATCCTCATGAAGAAATTGCTTTGCATAAAAAATTTCTACAAAATTTAGATGTAGCTTGTCGCATCTATATTTCCGAGCAAGGAATTAATGGTCAACTTAGCGGTTATTATCTCGATGCAGAGTATTACATGGATTGGCTTAAGCAACGTCCTTGTTTTCTCGGAATAAAATTTAAAATACATCACATTAAAGAAAACATTTTTCCCAGAATTACAGTGAAATATCGCAAAGAACTTGCAACGTTGGGATGTAATGTTGATCTTTCTTTACAAGCTAAGCATATTTCTCCTCAAGAATGGCATGCAAAATTACAACAAAACCAATGCTTAGTTTTAGACGTGAGAAATAACTATGAGTGGAAAATCGGGCATTTTGAAAATGCTCTTCTCCCAAATATTAAAACTTTTCGAGAATTTCCTCTTTATGCTGAACGTTTAGTTCAAGAATATGACCCTGAAACTACTCCCATTATGATGTACTGCACAGGAGGAATTCGCTGTGAGTTGTATTCCCCTCTCGTATTAGAAAAGGGTTTTAAAGAGGTATATCAGCTGGATGGGGGTGTGATTGCCTACGGTCAACACGTAGGGACAGGAAAATGGTTAGGAAAATTATTTGTTTTTGATGATCGTTTAGCAATTCCTATTGATGAACAAAACCCTAACGTTGCGTCAATAGCTTCTTGCTCTTATTGTTCTATTTCGTCTGATTCTTATTATAATTGTGCAAATACTGATTGTAATTTGCTTTTTTTATGTTGTAAGGATTGTATTTCCCAACATTATGGATGTTGTTCTCCAGAATGTCTAAGAAGCCCTCGCCTTCGTAAATTCAATGCTTCGCGAGGCAATAAGCCTTTTCGACGTATTCATTTATGTGAAACAGGGAGCGACACAGAAGAAGTCTTAAGCTGTTCTACAAGTTCATTAGTTCAACAAACTTATCGTGCAGAAGTCTCACTAAAATAA